A single window of Halotalea alkalilenta DNA harbors:
- the rpoB gene encoding DNA-directed RNA polymerase subunit beta produces the protein MAYSYTEKKRIRKDFGKLPQVMDVPYLLAIQLDSYYDFLQQDKPFAERLDIGLHAAFNSVFPIESFSGNAALEYVSYRFGTPAFDVKECQLRGVTYSAPLRVKVRLIIYDRESSNKAVKDIKEQEVYMGEIPLMTENGTFIINGTERVIVSQLHRSPGVFFDHDKGKSHSSGKLLYSARIIPYRGSWLDFEFDPRDNVFVRIDRRRKLPATVLLRALGLTGEEILGTFFETSVFRIEDSGFSVDLVPARLRGETASFEIRDEQLNVIVEEGRRITQKHIRQLEKAGIQRLRVPLDYLVGKTLAKDQVNPSTGELICECNTELTPELIESIGKAGITQIETLYTNDLDTGPFISDTLRVDPTSSQLEALVEIYRMMRPGEPPTKEAAESLFNNLFFSADRYDLSAVGRMKFNRRLRRDSDTGSGVLDHADILDVLKELINIRNGFGDVDDIDHLGNRRIRSVGEMAENQFRVGLVRVERAVKERLSMAESEGLMPQDLINAKPVAAAVKEFFGSSQLSQFMDQNNPLSEVTHKRRVSALGPGGLTRERAGFEVRDVHATHYGRLCPIETPEGPNIGLINSLATYSRTNSYGFLETPYRKVVDRQVTDELVHLSAIEEGDYIIAQASASVDESGRLVDDLVQVRHRGETTFMAPDKVTLMDVSPRQVVSVAAALIPFLEHDDANRALMGSNMQRQAVPTLRAEKPLVGTGMERFVARDSGVCAIARRGGKVDSVDAKRIVIRVDENEVVGGEAGVDIYNLTKYVRSNQNTCQNQRPIVRPGDQVARGDILADGTSVDTGDLALGQNMRIAFMPWNGYNYEDSILISERVVQEDRFTTIHIQELTCVSRDTKLGAEEITSDIPNVGEAALSKLDESGVVYIGAEINPGDILVGKVTPKGETQLTPEEKLLRAIFGEKASDVKDTSLRASTGMRGTVIDVQVFTRDGVEKDQRALAIEKMQLDEVRKDLQETYRIAENATFERLRNSLGGQPVNGGPKLKKGDVLDDAYLSELPRAQWFSLRMQDEALNELLAQANEQLEGRRKEMDERFEDKRRKLTQGDDLAPGVLKIVKVYLAVRRRIQPGDKMAGRHGNKGVISAIKPVEDMPFDANGVPVDFVLNPLGVPSRMNVGQILETHLGMAAHGLGEKLDRMLKDARGQQLKEIRGFLDQVYNGTGGRHEALDELSDEEMIALAKNLSKGVPIATPVFDGAKEHEIKGLLKLADLPESGQLELYDGCTGERFDRPVTVGYMYMLKLNHLVDDKMHARSTGSYSLVTQQPLGGKAQFGGQRFGEMEVWALEAYGAAYTLQEMLTVKSDDVEGRTKMYKSIVDGDHTMQAGMPESFNVLVKEIRSLGIDIELES, from the coding sequence ATGGCTTACTCATACACTGAGAAAAAACGCATCCGCAAGGATTTCGGCAAACTGCCCCAAGTGATGGATGTGCCTTACTTGCTGGCCATCCAGCTTGATTCCTACTACGACTTCCTCCAGCAGGACAAGCCGTTCGCCGAACGTCTCGACATCGGTCTGCACGCCGCTTTCAACTCCGTGTTCCCGATCGAGAGTTTCTCTGGCAATGCCGCGCTCGAGTACGTGAGCTATCGTTTCGGCACGCCCGCGTTCGACGTCAAGGAATGCCAGCTTCGCGGAGTGACCTACTCCGCACCGCTGCGGGTCAAGGTACGCTTGATCATCTACGACCGTGAGTCTTCCAACAAGGCGGTCAAGGACATCAAGGAGCAGGAAGTCTACATGGGGGAAATCCCCCTGATGACCGAGAACGGGACCTTCATCATCAACGGTACCGAGCGCGTCATCGTCTCGCAGCTGCATCGCAGCCCGGGGGTCTTCTTCGACCACGACAAGGGCAAGAGCCACTCGTCGGGCAAGCTGCTCTATTCAGCGCGCATCATTCCCTATCGCGGCTCCTGGCTCGACTTCGAGTTCGACCCGCGGGACAACGTCTTCGTTCGTATCGACCGTCGCCGCAAGCTGCCGGCCACGGTGCTGCTGCGCGCGCTGGGCTTGACCGGTGAAGAGATCCTCGGCACCTTCTTCGAGACCAGCGTTTTCCGCATCGAGGACTCTGGCTTCAGCGTGGATCTGGTGCCGGCTCGCCTTCGTGGTGAAACCGCATCGTTCGAAATCCGTGACGAGCAGCTCAACGTGATCGTCGAGGAAGGCCGGCGGATCACCCAGAAGCATATTCGCCAGCTTGAAAAGGCGGGTATCCAGCGTCTGCGCGTCCCCTTGGACTACCTCGTCGGTAAGACCCTTGCCAAAGACCAGGTCAATCCCTCGACGGGCGAGCTGATCTGCGAGTGCAATACCGAGCTCACCCCCGAACTCATCGAGAGCATCGGCAAGGCCGGGATCACGCAGATCGAAACGCTCTACACCAACGATCTCGATACCGGTCCGTTCATCTCCGATACGTTGAGGGTCGATCCGACCAGCTCGCAGCTCGAAGCGCTGGTCGAGATCTACCGGATGATGCGTCCCGGCGAGCCGCCGACCAAGGAAGCCGCCGAGTCGCTGTTCAACAACCTGTTCTTCTCCGCCGACCGCTACGACCTGTCTGCGGTGGGCCGGATGAAGTTCAACCGCCGCCTGCGTCGCGACAGCGATACTGGCTCCGGTGTCCTCGACCACGCCGACATCCTCGACGTGCTCAAGGAGCTGATCAATATCCGTAATGGCTTCGGCGACGTCGACGATATCGACCACCTCGGTAACCGCCGCATCAGAAGCGTCGGCGAAATGGCCGAGAACCAGTTCCGTGTCGGCCTGGTGCGCGTCGAGCGTGCGGTCAAGGAACGCCTGTCGATGGCCGAGAGCGAAGGCCTGATGCCGCAGGACCTGATCAACGCCAAGCCGGTGGCGGCTGCGGTGAAGGAGTTCTTCGGTTCGAGCCAGCTGTCCCAGTTCATGGACCAGAACAACCCGCTCTCCGAGGTCACTCACAAGCGCCGTGTCTCCGCGCTTGGGCCGGGCGGCCTGACCCGTGAGCGTGCAGGCTTCGAGGTGCGCGACGTTCATGCCACCCACTACGGCCGCTTGTGCCCGATCGAAACGCCGGAAGGCCCGAACATCGGCCTGATCAACTCGCTGGCGACCTACTCGCGCACCAACAGCTACGGATTCCTCGAGACTCCGTATCGCAAGGTGGTGGACCGCCAGGTGACCGACGAGCTGGTCCATCTCTCGGCGATCGAGGAGGGCGACTACATCATCGCCCAGGCCTCCGCTTCGGTGGATGAGAGCGGTCGGCTGGTCGATGACCTGGTCCAGGTCCGGCACCGTGGCGAGACTACCTTCATGGCACCGGACAAGGTGACCCTGATGGATGTTTCTCCGCGCCAGGTCGTGTCGGTCGCGGCGGCGCTGATTCCGTTCCTCGAGCACGATGACGCCAACCGCGCGCTGATGGGCTCGAACATGCAGCGTCAGGCGGTGCCCACCCTGCGTGCCGAGAAACCTCTCGTCGGTACCGGCATGGAGCGCTTCGTTGCCCGTGACTCCGGCGTCTGCGCTATCGCCCGCCGCGGTGGCAAGGTCGATTCCGTCGATGCCAAGCGCATCGTCATCCGTGTCGATGAGAACGAAGTGGTCGGTGGTGAGGCAGGTGTGGATATCTACAACCTGACCAAGTACGTCCGCTCGAACCAGAACACCTGCCAGAACCAGCGCCCGATCGTGCGTCCCGGCGATCAGGTGGCACGTGGCGATATCCTCGCCGACGGCACCTCGGTCGATACCGGTGACCTGGCGCTGGGCCAGAACATGCGCATCGCGTTCATGCCCTGGAACGGCTACAACTACGAAGACTCGATCCTGATTTCCGAGCGCGTGGTCCAAGAGGATCGCTTCACCACGATCCACATCCAGGAGCTGACCTGCGTTTCCCGCGATACCAAGCTCGGGGCGGAAGAGATCACGTCTGACATTCCCAACGTCGGCGAAGCCGCGTTGAGCAAGCTGGACGAGTCCGGTGTGGTCTACATCGGCGCCGAGATCAATCCCGGCGACATCCTGGTCGGCAAGGTCACGCCCAAGGGCGAAACCCAGCTGACCCCGGAAGAGAAGCTGCTGCGTGCGATCTTCGGCGAGAAAGCTTCCGACGTGAAGGACACCTCTCTGCGTGCCTCCACCGGTATGCGTGGCACCGTCATCGATGTGCAGGTGTTCACTCGTGACGGCGTGGAGAAGGACCAGCGTGCGCTTGCGATCGAGAAGATGCAGCTCGACGAAGTGCGCAAGGATCTCCAGGAGACCTACCGCATCGCCGAGAACGCGACCTTCGAGCGTCTGCGCAATTCGCTTGGTGGTCAGCCGGTCAACGGTGGGCCGAAGCTGAAGAAAGGCGACGTGCTCGACGACGCTTATCTCAGCGAGCTGCCGCGCGCCCAGTGGTTCAGCCTGCGGATGCAGGATGAAGCGCTCAACGAGCTGCTGGCCCAGGCCAACGAGCAGCTCGAGGGTCGGCGCAAGGAGATGGACGAGCGCTTCGAGGACAAGCGTCGCAAGCTGACCCAGGGCGACGACCTCGCGCCGGGCGTGCTGAAGATCGTCAAGGTTTATCTGGCGGTCAGGCGTCGCATCCAGCCGGGCGACAAGATGGCTGGCCGTCACGGCAACAAGGGTGTCATCTCGGCGATCAAGCCGGTCGAGGACATGCCCTTCGATGCCAACGGCGTGCCGGTCGACTTCGTGCTCAACCCGCTTGGCGTACCTTCGCGCATGAACGTCGGCCAGATCCTCGAGACCCACCTGGGCATGGCCGCCCATGGGCTCGGCGAGAAGCTCGACCGGATGCTGAAGGATGCCCGGGGCCAGCAACTCAAGGAGATTCGCGGCTTCCTCGACCAGGTCTACAACGGCACCGGTGGTCGCCATGAGGCGCTGGACGAGCTCAGCGACGAAGAGATGATCGCGCTGGCCAAGAACCTCTCCAAGGGTGTGCCGATCGCGACGCCGGTATTCGACGGCGCCAAGGAGCACGAGATCAAAGGGCTGCTCAAGCTCGCCGATCTGCCGGAGTCCGGCCAGCTGGAGCTCTACGACGGCTGCACCGGCGAACGGTTCGATCGACCGGTGACGGTGGGCTACATGTACATGCTCAAGCTCAATCACCTGGTCGACGACAAGATGCACGCCCGTTCCACCGGTTCGTACTCGCTGGTCACCCAGCAGCCGCTCGGCGGCAAGGCGCAGTTCGGCGGACAGCGCTTCGGCGAGATGGAGGTCTGGGCGCTGGAAGCCTACGGCGCGGCCTACACCCTGCAGGAAATGCTCACCGTCAAGTCCGACGACGTCGAAGGCCGGACCAAGATGTACAAGAGCATCGTCGACGGCGACCACACTATGCAGGCCGGCATGCCGGAGTCGTTCAACGTGCTGGTCAAGGAGATCCGCTCGCTGGGCATCGACATCGAGCTGGAGTCCTGA
- the rplJ gene encoding 50S ribosomal protein L10, which yields MALGLEGKKAIVAEVSEAASAALSVVVADSRGVTVDAMTELRKQARENGVQLRVVRNTLARRALAGTSYECLNESFVGPTLLAFSMEHPGAGARLLKEFAKKQEKFDVKALAYDGELIPAEQIDRLAALPTRDEALARLMSVMKEASAGKLARVLAALRDKKQSEEAA from the coding sequence GTGGCATTAGGTCTTGAAGGCAAGAAGGCGATCGTCGCTGAAGTCAGCGAAGCCGCTAGCGCCGCGCTCTCCGTCGTCGTTGCCGACTCTCGCGGAGTGACTGTAGACGCAATGACAGAATTGCGTAAACAGGCACGCGAGAATGGCGTCCAGCTGCGCGTCGTGCGCAATACGCTGGCGCGCCGTGCGCTCGCAGGCACCTCGTATGAGTGCCTGAACGAGTCGTTCGTCGGCCCGACCCTTCTTGCGTTTTCCATGGAGCACCCTGGCGCTGGCGCCCGATTGCTCAAGGAGTTCGCCAAGAAGCAGGAGAAGTTCGACGTCAAAGCATTGGCGTACGATGGCGAGCTCATCCCGGCTGAACAGATCGATCGCCTGGCCGCTCTGCCGACACGCGATGAAGCGCTCGCCAGACTGATGTCGGTGATGAAAGAAGCTTCCGCCGGCAAACTGGCCCGCGTTCTCGCTGCGCTGCGCGACAAGAAACAATCGGAAGAAGCCGCATAA
- the rplL gene encoding 50S ribosomal protein L7/L12, whose protein sequence is MALSKDDIINAVAEMSVMEVADLVTAMEEKFGVSAAAAVVAGPAAAAEAVEEQTEFDLILKEAGEKKVNVIKAVREITGLGLKEAKAAVDGAPATIKEALSKDDAEAAKKKLEEAGATAELK, encoded by the coding sequence ATGGCACTTAGCAAAGACGATATCATCAACGCAGTCGCCGAAATGTCCGTCATGGAAGTGGCCGATCTGGTCACTGCGATGGAAGAAAAATTCGGCGTTTCCGCCGCAGCGGCCGTTGTCGCTGGCCCGGCCGCAGCTGCCGAAGCAGTTGAAGAGCAGACCGAATTCGACCTGATCTTGAAAGAAGCTGGCGAGAAGAAAGTCAACGTCATCAAGGCTGTTCGCGAAATCACCGGTCTGGGTCTGAAAGAAGCCAAGGCTGCTGTTGATGGCGCTCCGGCGACCATCAAAGAAGCTCTGTCCAAGGATGACGCAGAAGCTGCGAAGAAAAAGCTCGAAGAAGCTGGCGCTACCGCGGAACTCAAGTAA